The Candidatus Methylomirabilis lanthanidiphila genome includes a window with the following:
- a CDS encoding membrane protein, with the protein MDIVSHGLWGGIAFGRTNRRSFGLAVACGILPDLVPFGPWHVTMLLGLAQRPPRNGWEPPDPDLIPAYVHHLYSVTHSLLVFLVVFAVIGIVCRRPVWEICAWGLHIGMDIFTHSTRFFPTPFLWPFSTFTINGWPWGQPAIFVPNVLLLVLLYAWFWLYRPRASRKPPHTHTTV; encoded by the coding sequence ATGGACATCGTGTCGCACGGACTGTGGGGCGGCATCGCCTTCGGACGGACTAACCGGCGGAGCTTTGGCCTGGCCGTAGCCTGCGGCATACTTCCGGATCTGGTGCCGTTCGGCCCCTGGCACGTCACGATGCTCCTTGGTCTGGCCCAGCGGCCGCCGCGTAACGGGTGGGAGCCGCCGGACCCCGACCTAATCCCGGCGTATGTTCATCACCTGTACAGCGTGACGCACAGCCTGCTCGTCTTCCTTGTCGTATTCGCCGTCATTGGAATCGTGTGCCGAAGGCCGGTCTGGGAGATATGCGCCTGGGGACTGCACATCGGCATGGACATCTTCACGCACTCCACGCGGTTTTTCCCCACGCCGTTTCTCTGGCCGTTTTCGACCTTTACAATCAACGGCTGGCCGTGGGGACAGCCGGCGATCTTCGTTCCCAACGTACTCCTCCTGGTACTGCTATACGCCTGGTTCTGGCTGTATCGGCCGAGAGCGTCGCGCAAGCCCCCGCATACACATACGACGGTGTAG
- a CDS encoding protease: MRWSWRLGEVAGIAVYVHVTFLVLVGWVAVSHWLPERSIAAALAGSGFILALFGCVVLHEFGHALTAKRYGIRTRDITLLPIGGVARLERMPDVPIQELWVALAGPAVNVVIAGLLFVWLALTSGLEPLSQLGVATGPFVQRLMVVNLFLVGFNLIPAFPMDGGRMLRAFLAMRMEYTRATQVAAGLGQGIAVLFGFIGLFTNPFLLFIALFVWIGAGQEASMAQMKSALGGIPVGRAMLTDFRTLSARDSLARAVELILAGSQQDFPVVEDDRVEGVLMRSDLLAALASRGQVVPVAEVMRRNFYLVDSSDMLETAFARLQACDCHTLPVMHDGRLVGLVTMENLGEFISIQTAIKAKVA; the protein is encoded by the coding sequence ATGAGATGGTCCTGGCGACTGGGCGAAGTGGCGGGAATTGCCGTCTATGTGCACGTGACCTTCCTGGTCCTTGTTGGCTGGGTGGCCGTAAGCCACTGGCTGCCCGAACGGAGCATAGCCGCCGCGCTGGCAGGCAGCGGGTTCATCTTAGCGCTGTTCGGCTGCGTAGTGCTCCACGAGTTCGGGCACGCGCTCACCGCGAAAAGGTACGGCATCAGGACCCGCGACATCACGCTGCTCCCGATCGGGGGCGTGGCGCGGCTTGAGCGGATGCCGGATGTCCCGATCCAGGAGCTCTGGGTCGCGCTGGCCGGCCCGGCCGTCAACGTCGTTATCGCGGGACTCCTCTTCGTTTGGCTGGCATTGACAAGCGGCCTCGAGCCATTAAGTCAACTGGGCGTGGCCACCGGCCCGTTCGTCCAGCGCCTGATGGTGGTGAACCTCTTTCTCGTAGGATTCAATCTGATCCCGGCCTTCCCGATGGACGGCGGTCGGATGCTGCGCGCGTTCCTCGCGATGCGCATGGAGTACACCCGCGCGACCCAGGTGGCCGCTGGACTCGGCCAGGGAATCGCGGTGCTGTTCGGGTTCATCGGCCTGTTCACCAATCCGTTCCTGCTGTTTATCGCACTCTTTGTGTGGATCGGCGCCGGCCAGGAAGCCAGCATGGCGCAGATGAAGTCGGCCCTCGGCGGGATCCCCGTCGGCCGGGCCATGCTCACCGACTTCCGCACCCTGTCGGCTCGCGATTCCCTGGCGAGGGCCGTCGAGTTGATCCTTGCCGGCTCGCAGCAGGACTTCCCCGTCGTAGAAGATGATCGCGTGGAGGGGGTGCTGATGCGGAGCGATCTGCTGGCGGCCCTGGCTTCGCGCGGGCAGGTGGTGCCGGTCGCCGAGGTGATGCGCCGGAATTTCTATCTCGTCGACTCGTCCGACATGCTGGAAACGGCGTTCGCGCGCCTCCAAGCCTGCGACTGTCACACGCTGCCCGTGATGCATGACGGCCGGCTGGTGGGCCTGGTGACCATGGAGAACCTCGGGGAGTTCATTTCCATCCAGACAGCGATAAAGGCCAAGGTGGCCTGA
- a CDS encoding acyl-CoA synthetase, with amino-acid sequence MDTAPVKPAGYDEIEHRVLAIVEELVAELGGAAFRGPVTPESVLDRDLSIGSLERVELLVRLEEAFGVLLPDAVMAEAESPRDLAEAIRVAAPTKPEVIHEIRLPISPGVAAPSDARTLVEVLRWHAETHPERVHIFLRRDDGTETPIPYGALWNQATAVAAGLRQRGLGPGHSVALMLRTEAAFFEAFFGTLLAGAVPVPIYPPFRLDRIEEYVRRQVRILHNAEARLLIAFGEVGRVARLLRGRVPSLDEVTAIEHLSLPEAGMLIRRQRSDDPALVQYTSGSTGDPKGVALSNANILANIQAIGKAIAISPTDIGVTWLPLYHDMGLIGSWLTSLYFGIPIAILSPLAFLARPARWLWAIHSHHATLSAAPNFAFDLCVRKVSEAELEGLDLSSWRLAFNGSEPVSPETIGRFTRRFAPYGFKAETMCPVYGLAECAVSLTVPPLGYPPRVDRVAREAFERIREARPALPEDRTPLRFVSCGRPLAEHEIRIVDGAGHPVAERIEGRIEFRGPSVMSGYFRNPDATRAVLHDEWLDSGDLGYRAEGELFITGREKDLIIKAGRNLYPQEVEEVVGDVPGIRKGCVAAFGITDVEAGTERLVVIAESRETASERVEEIRTEALDRIVTAIGLPPDTLVIARPGTVFKTSSGKIRRSAMRDAYLRGQVERRGRSLGMQWVRLHLQAAGAQLRRFGSRLAALTYGAYIWGLVIAPLPLLWVLLRIVPRGHAANRLVKGYCRPVLALSGCPLRIEGLEHLRGAAPVVLAANHASYVDAGILLRALPVDFRFVAKAALASYPFIGTVIRRVGHLTVERVDPAKRVAVAARTTAILRAGTSLLFFPEGTFFRSPGLLPFRPGAFKAAAEAGCPVIPIGLRGTRELLPDGTWLPKRGPITVSIGAPIPPQGSGWQDVLALRDLVRAEIARLTGEEPILSKRPA; translated from the coding sequence GTGGATACCGCGCCTGTCAAGCCGGCCGGATACGATGAGATCGAGCATCGAGTACTCGCCATCGTCGAGGAGCTCGTTGCCGAACTTGGCGGAGCCGCGTTCCGTGGACCCGTCACACCTGAAAGTGTACTTGATCGCGATCTCAGCATCGGCAGCCTCGAGCGAGTCGAGCTGCTCGTGCGGCTCGAGGAGGCCTTCGGCGTTCTTCTGCCGGATGCCGTGATGGCCGAGGCCGAAAGCCCACGCGACCTTGCCGAGGCGATCCGAGTCGCCGCGCCCACGAAACCTGAGGTCATCCACGAAATCCGCCTTCCCATCAGTCCTGGTGTGGCTGCCCCCTCAGACGCTCGGACGCTCGTAGAGGTCCTCCGCTGGCACGCAGAGACTCATCCCGAGCGGGTGCACATCTTCCTCCGTCGAGACGATGGAACCGAAACGCCAATTCCCTATGGGGCACTCTGGAACCAGGCGACGGCAGTCGCAGCGGGACTGCGTCAACGGGGACTCGGCCCAGGACACTCGGTGGCGCTCATGCTCAGGACAGAGGCGGCCTTCTTTGAGGCGTTCTTCGGCACGCTGCTTGCGGGGGCTGTACCTGTGCCGATCTATCCGCCGTTTCGGCTTGATCGCATCGAGGAATACGTGAGGCGTCAGGTCCGAATTCTTCACAACGCCGAGGCCCGCCTCCTCATTGCTTTCGGAGAGGTCGGGCGTGTGGCGAGGCTGCTGCGGGGCCGCGTGCCCTCGCTTGATGAGGTGACCGCAATCGAGCATCTCTCGCTGCCGGAGGCGGGGATGTTGATACGCCGCCAGCGCAGCGACGACCCTGCGCTTGTTCAGTATACGTCCGGCAGCACCGGCGATCCGAAAGGCGTGGCCCTCTCCAATGCGAACATCCTGGCGAATATCCAAGCCATCGGCAAGGCGATTGCGATCAGTCCGACAGATATCGGCGTGACGTGGTTGCCGCTCTACCATGATATGGGGTTGATCGGATCGTGGCTCACCTCGCTTTACTTTGGGATTCCGATCGCCATCCTGTCGCCCCTTGCCTTCCTCGCCAGACCGGCTCGATGGCTGTGGGCGATTCACAGTCACCACGCGACCCTGTCGGCTGCGCCGAACTTTGCTTTTGACCTCTGTGTCCGGAAGGTGAGCGAGGCGGAGCTTGAGGGCCTGGACCTGAGCTCATGGCGGTTAGCGTTCAACGGCTCTGAACCCGTCAGTCCGGAGACGATCGGGCGTTTCACGCGGCGGTTTGCACCCTATGGCTTCAAGGCGGAGACGATGTGCCCGGTCTACGGCCTGGCCGAGTGCGCCGTTTCCCTGACAGTCCCGCCTCTCGGCTATCCGCCCCGGGTCGATCGGGTGGCACGGGAAGCGTTTGAGCGCATCCGCGAGGCGCGCCCCGCTCTGCCTGAGGATCGGACCCCGCTGCGCTTCGTTTCGTGCGGACGCCCTCTGGCGGAACATGAGATCCGCATCGTCGATGGGGCCGGTCACCCAGTCGCCGAACGGATCGAAGGCCGTATCGAGTTCCGCGGGCCCTCAGTCATGAGCGGCTACTTTCGGAACCCTGACGCGACGCGGGCTGTCCTGCACGACGAGTGGCTGGATTCCGGCGATCTCGGCTATCGGGCCGAGGGAGAGCTGTTCATCACGGGCCGAGAGAAAGATCTTATCATCAAGGCCGGTCGCAACCTGTACCCTCAGGAAGTGGAAGAGGTCGTCGGAGACGTCCCGGGCATCAGGAAAGGGTGTGTTGCCGCCTTTGGGATCACCGATGTGGAAGCCGGTACGGAACGGCTGGTTGTCATCGCGGAAAGCCGCGAGACCGCGTCGGAGCGAGTCGAGGAGATCCGAACGGAGGCGCTTGACAGGATAGTGACGGCGATCGGCCTCCCGCCCGACACGCTCGTGATTGCGAGGCCGGGAACCGTCTTCAAGACGTCGAGCGGCAAGATTCGGCGCAGCGCCATGCGCGACGCGTATCTGCGTGGGCAGGTTGAGCGTCGCGGCCGATCTCTTGGCATGCAGTGGGTACGGTTGCACCTCCAGGCTGCGGGCGCTCAGCTTCGACGATTCGGCAGCCGGCTTGCAGCGCTGACCTACGGCGCGTATATCTGGGGGCTGGTGATCGCGCCCCTGCCGCTCCTCTGGGTACTTCTACGTATTGTGCCACGGGGACACGCCGCGAACCGGCTCGTGAAAGGTTACTGTCGGCCGGTACTGGCACTCTCGGGCTGCCCCTTGCGGATCGAGGGGCTCGAGCATCTCCGCGGAGCAGCCCCGGTGGTCCTCGCCGCGAACCACGCCAGTTACGTGGACGCTGGTATTCTCCTCCGGGCCCTTCCGGTAGACTTTCGCTTCGTCGCCAAGGCCGCGCTTGCCTCCTATCCATTTATCGGGACAGTGATCCGAAGAGTGGGCCATCTGACCGTCGAGCGGGTCGATCCTGCCAAGCGCGTGGCTGTCGCGGCGCGCACCACAGCCATCCTCCGCGCCGGGACCTCTCTCCTCTTCTTTCCGGAGGGCACGTTCTTTCGATCCCCTGGGCTGCTGCCATTTCGACCTGGGGCGTTCAAGGCAGCCGCTGAAGCAGGATGTCCTGTCATTCCTATCGGGCTACGGGGAACTCGCGAGTTGCTGCCTGATGGCACGTGGCTGCCCAAACGGGGTCCGATCACGGTCTCGATCGGCGCGCCGATCCCGCCCCAAGGCAGCGGGTGGCAAGACGTCTTGGCGCTCCGGGACCTCGTCCGAGCCGAAATCGCACGTCTGACAGGTGAGGAGCCTATACTGAGCAAGAGGCCCGCATAA
- a CDS encoding NTPase, producing the protein MGNLQTRHVLFLTGRPGVGKTTVIHRLAPVRKLLTSPCLVVATIALRGGGFIAEVKQRTDVEQWEVTLKNREELPERALAWLRAARGPIPAQVGGHDAPH; encoded by the coding sequence ATGGGGAACCTCCAGACGAGACATGTCCTGTTTCTGACGGGTCGTCCCGGGGTCGGCAAGACCACGGTGATACACCGGCTCGCTCCCGTGCGAAAACTCCTCACCTCCCCTTGTCTCGTGGTCGCGACGATCGCCCTTCGGGGCGGTGGCTTCATCGCAGAAGTCAAGCAGAGGACTGATGTCGAGCAGTGGGAGGTGACGCTCAAGAACCGGGAGGAGCTTCCCGAACGTGCCCTCGCGTGGCTTCGAGCCGCGCGCGGACCAATCCCCGCTCAAGTCGGGGGGCATGACGCGCCCCACTGA
- a CDS encoding NAD-dependent epimerase/dehydratase, whose product MKVFVTGANGYIGFNVASAFRRAGHEVWGLVRSEKKAHAIAMHEIHPVIGSMQHPESYQQIAEQCAMLIHAAVDYQADTFSLDRRTMEVLLATGTRGLQPKTVVYTSGTWVYGDTLGKTVDEGASLKPAPLIAGRPDIEQMVLKASEVRGVVVRPGCVYGRQGGLTGMWFDGPDKGRQLQVIGDGSNHWAMVHVDDLAEGYLRAAERGLGGEVFNLTDQSRSTVREMADAVARATGYTGQAQFVPADEASYILDGFAECLTLDQRVDSSKAVRLLGWQSKHPGFIDGVDTYFQSWKAAQYA is encoded by the coding sequence ATGAAGGTATTTGTGACTGGCGCAAACGGATATATCGGCTTCAACGTGGCCTCGGCCTTTCGCCGTGCAGGTCATGAGGTGTGGGGATTGGTCCGCAGCGAGAAGAAGGCCCACGCCATTGCGATGCACGAAATCCATCCGGTCATCGGGAGCATGCAACATCCGGAGAGTTATCAGCAGATCGCCGAGCAATGCGCGATGTTGATCCATGCCGCCGTCGATTATCAGGCCGATACCTTTTCGCTGGACCGGCGTACGATGGAGGTATTGCTGGCGACCGGCACGCGCGGGTTGCAGCCGAAAACCGTCGTGTACACAAGCGGGACGTGGGTCTATGGCGATACCCTCGGTAAGACCGTAGATGAGGGCGCATCCCTGAAGCCTGCGCCACTGATTGCCGGCCGCCCTGATATTGAGCAGATGGTGCTGAAGGCGTCGGAGGTTCGCGGGGTTGTGGTGCGGCCCGGCTGTGTCTATGGCCGACAGGGCGGGCTGACCGGGATGTGGTTCGATGGGCCCGACAAAGGTCGACAGCTCCAGGTCATTGGCGACGGCAGCAATCACTGGGCGATGGTGCATGTCGACGATCTGGCCGAAGGGTATCTGCGGGCGGCTGAGAGGGGACTCGGCGGCGAGGTCTTCAACCTCACCGATCAATCACGCTCAACCGTGCGTGAAATGGCCGACGCCGTCGCGCGGGCTACCGGATATACCGGACAGGCGCAATTTGTTCCGGCAGACGAGGCCTCGTACATCCTGGACGGTTTTGCCGAATGTCTGACCTTGGATCAGCGCGTTGATTCCAGTAAGGCCGTACGCCTGTTGGGATGGCAGTCGAAACATCCCGGTTTTATTGACGGGGTGGACACCTATTTTCAGTCATGGAAAGCCGCCCAGTATGCGTGA
- the arsA gene encoding Arsenical pump-driving ATPase: MRIILYTGKGGVGKTTVSAATALMAAERGRRTLVISTDPAHSLADAFDQPLGPEPTPITDRLWGQEINVLEEIRTHWGEVKDYLTVLFATRGVDEVIAEEMAVFPGLEELCSLLQIRLRGEEGRFDCLIVDCAPTGETMRLLSFPDVARWYMEKLFPWERRIVTTMGPIVQPFVPVPLPKDNVYAAIETLFTRIDGMKEVLCDPKRSSIRLVLNPEKMVIKEAQRALTYLNLYGYVTDAVVCNRVFPRQLEHGYFAEWSHIQGRYREMIQQGFSPIPIWEVPLFDREVVGLAMLERMGRSLFADQDPLSVWMSGPIQTVRKKGGNYYLRLRLPFLQKEQLSLLKQGDELVVSIGNFRRDLVLPRALADLTVKRARLEEGYLVVRFGQDGGPKEEPKEEKDG; this comes from the coding sequence ATGCGCATTATTCTGTACACCGGCAAAGGGGGGGTCGGTAAGACGACGGTCTCAGCCGCTACGGCGTTGATGGCGGCCGAGCGAGGCCGCCGCACTCTTGTGATCAGCACTGATCCGGCCCACAGCCTGGCCGATGCCTTCGATCAGCCGCTCGGGCCGGAACCGACGCCGATTACCGACCGTCTGTGGGGGCAGGAGATCAATGTTCTGGAGGAGATCCGAACCCATTGGGGTGAGGTCAAGGACTATCTGACGGTCCTGTTCGCCACTCGCGGCGTCGACGAGGTGATCGCCGAAGAGATGGCGGTCTTCCCCGGGCTGGAGGAGTTGTGCAGTCTCCTGCAGATACGGCTGCGAGGGGAGGAAGGACGTTTCGATTGCCTCATTGTGGATTGCGCGCCGACCGGGGAGACGATGCGTCTGTTGAGTTTTCCCGATGTGGCGCGCTGGTACATGGAGAAGCTCTTTCCGTGGGAACGTCGAATCGTCACCACCATGGGTCCCATTGTCCAGCCCTTCGTACCGGTTCCTCTTCCCAAAGATAATGTGTACGCGGCGATTGAGACCCTCTTCACGCGTATTGACGGCATGAAAGAGGTGTTGTGCGATCCGAAGCGTTCAAGCATCAGGTTGGTCCTCAATCCGGAGAAGATGGTCATCAAGGAGGCGCAACGGGCCCTGACCTATCTGAACCTCTATGGCTACGTCACCGATGCGGTCGTCTGCAATCGCGTCTTTCCCCGTCAACTCGAGCACGGCTATTTTGCTGAGTGGAGCCACATCCAGGGCCGCTACCGGGAGATGATCCAGCAGGGCTTTTCGCCGATCCCGATCTGGGAGGTCCCGCTCTTCGACCGCGAGGTTGTCGGTCTTGCGATGCTTGAGCGGATGGGCAGGAGCCTCTTTGCCGACCAGGACCCGCTTAGCGTCTGGATGTCGGGTCCGATCCAGACGGTCCGCAAGAAAGGGGGTAATTACTATCTCCGGTTACGACTCCCATTCCTCCAGAAGGAGCAGTTGTCGCTCTTGAAACAAGGCGATGAACTGGTCGTGTCGATCGGGAACTTTCGGAGAGATCTTGTGCTCCCCAGAGCGTTGGCCGATCTCACAGTGAAAAGGGCGCGACTTGAGGAGGGCTATCTCGTGGTACGCTTCGGTCAGGACGGAGGTCCCAAGGAAGAGCCCAAGGAGGAGAAAGATGGCTAA
- a CDS encoding Glutamate-ammonia-ligase adenylyltransferase ([Glutamate--ammonia-ligase] adenylyltransferase) (Glutamine-synthetase adenylyltransferase) (ATase), with product MKEPFPPGVEVLTAAGCRNSEQARQNLQRLAGSSPSHQTSFHSILALLLNRLVNLADPDMALNNLERYAEAVIDRGFLFSLFRDSPKSLDLLLTLFGSSQYLSDVLIRYPQDLHWLLEPGLLRRARSKEELIEELDGLLPRAKSRQRLWTALRRFKMRETLRIGLQDLLGNLDLTGVTQQLSLMADVALQRAYEVCRDELVHRHGEPRCAGASGDRACGFTIIGMGKLGGGELNFSSDIDLLFVYEGEGETVGLVGPTGALVGKVSNHEFFTSLGESVIKAIGELTSEGRVFRVDMRLRPEGRSGPLAYSLRGYELYYESWGQTWERMALIKARPVAGDSTLGDTFLKLIEPFVYRRSVDYSAIGEIRAMKDRINAKVGRDQETFRHVKLGYGGIREVEFVVQTFQLLYGAGDPWIREPNTLRALRRLADRGHITGDEHATLASAYTFLRTVEHRLQILHHLQTHTLPTDHEGLMKLARRVGYSADRSPDPAADFQQDYQRHIQGVRQAYDYLLREPPPGEEEIPPHPLSDFLDGRGDERAIREQFAAAGVVDLDGAVRALLVLRDGPPFRHTTAGARRTLASLAPALMEGLRQAPDPDLALLQCERFIEGVESSAGLYDIFKQAPLALIHLMRLFGSSEFLSQGLIRHPALIDLLLMPGQPERDRSDKPVEACLSAVTAAAPGSARLDALRRFKQAGEFRIGVLDLLGKAALADVGSALTRLSEACVHAAYWLGREDLQSPYGLPSSGGFIVLGLGKCGAEEMGYGSDLDLAFAYAQDGMTTGGSKSVSHADYFERLVDRICKILTTITKEGTAYRVDIRLRPGGSMGRMAQSFAAFETHFARTAELWERQAYLRARPIAGDLDIAAPFMASLAELIYRPTSVESLATYITAMRRRMELELTKEKTGERHIKLGSGGIVDIEFIAQFLQLAYGSTHSILRVNNTLAALEAARHARLLPDPDVAQLRDSYRFLRTVQNRLRVVADRETSALPQDPGRLDRLARRLGYGVDDGGTPGERLLADYQRHTGRVRGIYEATFRRYNGGESGK from the coding sequence ATGAAGGAACCATTCCCTCCCGGAGTTGAGGTACTGACCGCTGCCGGCTGTCGAAATTCTGAGCAAGCCCGGCAAAATCTGCAACGCCTGGCCGGGTCATCGCCCTCGCACCAGACCTCGTTTCACTCAATTCTCGCGCTGCTTCTGAATCGTCTGGTCAATCTCGCCGACCCGGATATGGCGCTCAATAATCTGGAGCGTTATGCTGAGGCGGTCATCGACCGGGGGTTTCTCTTCTCGCTTTTCCGGGACAGTCCGAAATCGCTCGATCTGTTGCTGACGCTGTTTGGGAGTTCGCAGTATCTCTCGGATGTCCTGATCCGCTACCCCCAGGACCTGCACTGGCTGCTGGAGCCCGGTCTGCTCAGGCGGGCGAGGTCCAAGGAGGAGCTGATCGAAGAGTTGGATGGATTGCTCCCAAGGGCGAAAAGCCGGCAGCGGCTGTGGACGGCGCTGCGTCGATTCAAGATGCGGGAGACTTTACGGATTGGGCTTCAGGATCTTCTGGGCAATCTGGATCTGACCGGCGTTACACAGCAACTCTCCCTGATGGCCGATGTCGCGCTGCAGCGGGCGTACGAGGTCTGTCGCGATGAACTGGTGCATCGACATGGCGAGCCGCGGTGCGCCGGAGCCTCAGGCGACAGGGCGTGCGGATTTACCATTATCGGAATGGGAAAGCTCGGCGGCGGGGAGCTGAATTTCAGTTCGGACATCGACCTTCTGTTCGTGTACGAGGGGGAAGGAGAGACGGTCGGGCTCGTCGGCCCCACGGGCGCCCTTGTCGGCAAAGTGAGCAATCACGAGTTCTTCACCAGCCTGGGAGAGAGCGTGATCAAAGCGATCGGCGAATTAACATCGGAAGGGCGCGTCTTCAGGGTTGATATGCGCCTTCGGCCGGAGGGGCGGTCTGGTCCGCTGGCCTATTCGCTGAGAGGGTATGAGCTCTATTACGAATCATGGGGACAGACGTGGGAGCGCATGGCCCTGATCAAGGCGAGGCCGGTAGCCGGCGATTCGACACTGGGGGACACGTTTCTCAAGCTGATTGAGCCGTTCGTCTATCGCCGATCGGTTGACTACAGTGCCATCGGCGAAATCCGTGCGATGAAAGATCGGATTAATGCCAAGGTCGGGCGTGACCAGGAGACCTTTCGGCACGTCAAGCTGGGCTATGGGGGAATCCGTGAGGTTGAATTTGTCGTGCAGACCTTCCAGCTTCTGTATGGGGCCGGCGATCCGTGGATCCGCGAGCCGAATACCCTCCGCGCGCTGCGGCGGTTAGCCGATCGAGGACACATCACCGGCGATGAGCATGCGACATTGGCATCAGCCTATACCTTCCTCCGTACGGTCGAGCATCGCCTGCAGATCCTCCACCACTTGCAGACCCATACCTTGCCGACCGACCATGAGGGCCTTATGAAGCTGGCTCGGCGGGTTGGTTACTCCGCTGATCGGTCGCCTGACCCGGCGGCGGACTTCCAGCAAGACTATCAGCGGCATATCCAGGGCGTCCGACAGGCATACGACTACCTGTTGAGAGAGCCGCCTCCAGGCGAAGAGGAGATTCCGCCGCATCCGCTCTCCGACTTTCTTGATGGGCGGGGAGATGAACGGGCGATACGGGAGCAGTTCGCGGCGGCTGGAGTTGTGGATCTTGATGGTGCCGTCCGTGCGTTACTTGTATTGCGGGACGGTCCTCCATTCAGACATACGACGGCCGGCGCTCGACGGACCCTCGCCTCCCTGGCTCCCGCGCTGATGGAGGGTTTGAGGCAGGCGCCGGATCCGGACCTGGCCCTCCTGCAGTGTGAGCGATTTATTGAGGGGGTCGAGTCCAGCGCCGGCCTGTACGACATCTTCAAGCAGGCGCCGCTTGCTCTGATCCATCTGATGCGACTCTTTGGCTCAAGCGAGTTCCTCTCGCAGGGCCTGATCCGGCATCCCGCGCTCATCGATCTGCTGCTTATGCCGGGTCAGCCTGAACGTGATCGATCCGACAAGCCGGTTGAGGCGTGCCTGAGTGCGGTGACTGCTGCTGCGCCGGGGAGCGCCCGATTAGATGCGTTGCGGCGGTTCAAACAGGCGGGGGAGTTCCGAATCGGCGTCCTGGACCTGTTGGGAAAGGCCGCCCTGGCTGACGTGGGCAGCGCCTTGACGCGTCTGTCGGAGGCCTGTGTTCATGCGGCCTATTGGTTGGGTCGAGAGGATCTGCAATCGCCATATGGTCTCCCATCCTCTGGGGGATTCATTGTGTTGGGTCTGGGGAAATGTGGGGCTGAGGAGATGGGGTATGGGTCCGACCTTGATCTGGCCTTTGCCTACGCGCAAGACGGTATGACGACAGGCGGGTCCAAGAGCGTGAGCCATGCCGACTATTTCGAGCGTCTGGTTGACAGGATTTGCAAGATTCTCACCACCATCACCAAAGAAGGAACGGCCTACCGCGTTGATATCCGACTACGGCCTGGCGGGTCAATGGGCAGGATGGCACAGTCCTTCGCGGCGTTTGAGACGCACTTTGCCCGGACGGCAGAGCTGTGGGAGCGCCAGGCGTACCTGAGGGCGCGACCCATCGCGGGCGATCTTGACATCGCGGCGCCGTTTATGGCGTCATTGGCCGAACTCATCTACCGACCAACCTCAGTGGAGAGCCTGGCGACCTATATCACGGCCATGCGGCGCCGGATGGAGCTGGAGCTGACCAAGGAGAAGACCGGCGAGCGCCATATAAAGTTGGGCAGCGGCGGGATCGTCGACATTGAGTTCATCGCTCAGTTTCTGCAACTCGCCTACGGATCGACGCACTCCATTCTTCGCGTGAACAACACGCTGGCCGCGTTGGAGGCAGCGCGCCACGCACGTCTGCTGCCCGATCCGGATGTCGCCCAGCTTCGCGATTCCTATCGGTTCCTGCGGACTGTACAGAATCGTCTTCGGGTCGTGGCCGATCGCGAGACCTCGGCGCTGCCGCAGGATCCTGGTCGACTCGATCGCCTGGCGCGACGCCTCGGGTATGGTGTCGACGATGGTGGCACTCCAGGGGAACGGTTGCTGGCTGATTACCAGCGCCATACGGGACGGGTGCGAGGGATTTACGAGGCGACCTTCCGTCGTTATAATGGGGGTGAATCCGGGAAGTAA